The following proteins are encoded in a genomic region of Leucoraja erinacea ecotype New England chromosome 23, Leri_hhj_1, whole genome shotgun sequence:
- the cbx2 gene encoding chromobox protein homolog 2, producing the protein MEELSAVGEQVFAAECILRKRLRKGKLEYLVKWRGWSSKHNSWEPEENILDPRLLLAFQRSQQEKELQNRKRGKRPRGRPRKHVEQETPFSSKSSSSSEDDEEDTDDDDEEEESDDQTQSTAQSNDRREDLDCIPPKRAQTDVVHSKADLKDSGKKKRTSKVIRSDLRKNVKIKPGKALKTPGNDTSGDSGTDESSKEKLSKPDRPISENNSRSEKSNMESLTTAGGMLNSSIFNSSKAANQRAASQTANRAGLGQHSSSILSASSMTLTKSACEQQSVNTPVLNPQGANEKNKVGLVKNPGNAKTSNELCKSESDSKSLNIPGTMKTNSSVCSSANPGTNSQSLNSQSPNALSRNLPASNSQNANNSGLNLHALNLQSTNKMGLNPKNVPSPAVNASGLTSKNNINNLSFVISRNSADLNSHVVSNKLLSSQTATSQASCESSGNGVEKENQVKEDKEMKGTTVHHSDNRVRDSDQKDVSSETSKQSGNVPTELSTGEETLSSDSDHDSSFSSMAPNPSISVQTNQDWKPTRSLIEHVFVTDVTANLVTVTVKESPTSVGFFNIRHY; encoded by the exons ACATAATAGCTGGGAGCCAGAAGAAAATATTCTTGATCCACGACTCCTGCTGGCTTTTCAAAGGAG TCAACAAGAGAAAGAACTGCAAAATCGTAAACGAGGCAAGAGGCCCAGAGGCAGGCCCAGAAAACATGTG GAACAAGAAACTCCTTTTTCATCAAAATCGAGCAGTTCCTCTGAGGATGACGAGGAAGatacagatgatgatgatgaagaagaGGAGAGCGATGATCAAACCCAGTCTACAGCCCAGAGCAACGATCGTCGGGAAGATTTAGACTGTATTCCTCCAAAACGGGCACAGACGGACGTCGTCCACAGCAAAGCTGACCTGAAAGACTCCGGCAAAAAAAAACGCACCAGCAAAGTAATTCGCAGTGACCTTCGAAAGAATGTAAAAATTAAACCAGGAAAAGCTTTAAAAACACCTGGGAATGATACAAGTGGCGACTCTGGAACAGATGAATCATCAAAAGAAAAACTAAGTAAACCAGACAGACCTATAAGTGAAAATAATTCCAGATCGGAGAAGAGTAACATGGAATCTCTTACTACAGCGGGTGGAATGTTAAATTCAAGCATCTTCAATTCATCAAAAGCCGCTAATCAAAGGGCAGCCTCGCAAACTGCAAACCGTGCAGGATTAGGGCAGCATTCTTCCAGCATACTTTCTGCCAGTTCAATGACACTAACTAAATCTGCCTGTGAACAGCAGTCTGTAAATACGCCAGTTTTAAATCCACAAGGAGCAAATGAGAAAAATAAGGTTGGATTAGTTAAAAATCCCGGAAATGCTAAAACTTCAAATGAATTGTGCAAATCAGAATCCGACTCAAAGAGTTTGAATATTCCTGGAACAATGAAGACCAATTCTAGTGTTTGTAGTTCAGCTAATCCAGGAACAAATTCTCAGAGTCTGAACAGTCAAAGCCCAAATGCCCTCAGTCGGAATTTGCCAGCTTCAAACTCTCAGAACGCTAACAATTCAGGATTAAACCTTCATGCCTTAAACTTGCAGAGTACCAATAAAATGGGATTGAATCCCAAGAATGTGCCTAGTCCAGCAGTGAATGCGTCAGGTTTGACCTCGAAGAATAACATAAATAATCTGTCATTTGTAATTTCCAGGAACTCGGCTGACTTGAACTCTCATGTTGTATCCAACAAACTCTTAAGTTCACAGACTGCCACTAGCCAGGCATCGTGTGAGAGTAgtggaaatggggttgagaaggagaatCAGGTGAAAGAAGATAAGGAGATGAAGGGCACGACAGTCCATCATTCGGATAACCGAGTCAGAGACAGCGACCAAAAGGATGTTTCATCTGAAACATCCAAACAGAGTGGCAACGTGCCAACAGAACTGAGCACAGGTGAGGAGACACTAAGTTCCGACTCGGACCACGACTCTTCATTTTCCAGCATGGCTCCAAACCCATCCATTTCAGTGCAGACAAACCAAGACTGGAAACCAACTCGCAGCCTGATCGAGCATGTGTTTGTCACTGATGTGACTGCCAACCTGGTCACAGTGACAGTGAAGGAGAGTCCAACTAGTGTGGGCTTTTTCAACATCCGCCATTATTAG